From one Pseudomonas sp. B21-048 genomic stretch:
- a CDS encoding sugar ABC transporter ATP-binding protein, which yields MKTIFQASGISKHYGTTCALRDANLVLKAGQIHALMGENGAGKSTFVKILVGAIRPDGGALVLDGQPVVFSSVRDALKQGVVPVYQHSTLFTPLTVLENLSAFGLGSAQRSWARNNCLDRQQATEVLSLVGLDVSLDSLVDELSLGERQLLEIARGVGRRCSVLILDEPTAALGAREADRLHQALQVLCAKGTAILYISHKIDDIKRMADAVTILRDGLTVVNAAARDDISAAQIVQHMLGQTFEPQALCVSTRGEVVLEAKDIRLTPTAQPISLCVHQGEVLGIVGVAGSGALRLGEVLAGAASGHGGTVSLNATSEVVNDRQSAMRAGIGYVPSDRHADGLFLGLSALQNASASVLRVFSSWGVLRLREEAAPFDALIAQFNLNPPRLDLDAAHYSGGNQQKLLFLRNLVLPNLRALVVLEPTRGVDVGARESIHQALRALACRGIAIIVVSSDLLEVNTLCHQLLVVASHQVAGRMMADAQTDAVLSMMVGAC from the coding sequence ATGAAAACCATTTTTCAGGCGTCAGGAATTTCCAAACACTATGGCACCACCTGCGCTCTGCGCGATGCGAACCTGGTGCTGAAAGCTGGGCAGATTCACGCATTGATGGGGGAGAACGGCGCAGGAAAATCGACATTCGTCAAAATCCTGGTCGGCGCCATTCGCCCGGATGGCGGGGCACTGGTGCTGGACGGGCAGCCGGTAGTCTTCAGTTCGGTGCGTGATGCATTGAAACAGGGCGTGGTTCCGGTTTATCAGCATTCCACTTTGTTCACCCCATTGACCGTGCTTGAAAACCTGAGTGCCTTTGGCCTGGGTAGCGCGCAACGTTCGTGGGCCCGGAACAACTGCCTGGATCGCCAGCAAGCGACTGAAGTGCTGAGCCTGGTCGGCCTCGATGTATCGCTGGACAGCCTGGTCGATGAGCTGTCTCTGGGCGAGCGGCAGTTGCTGGAAATCGCCCGTGGCGTGGGCCGGCGCTGTTCGGTGCTGATTCTCGACGAACCGACCGCCGCCCTGGGCGCCAGGGAAGCCGATCGCCTGCATCAGGCGTTGCAGGTGCTGTGCGCCAAAGGCACGGCGATTCTCTACATCTCGCACAAGATCGACGATATCAAGCGCATGGCGGACGCCGTGACCATTCTGCGCGACGGTCTGACGGTGGTGAATGCCGCTGCCCGTGACGACATTTCAGCGGCGCAGATCGTCCAGCACATGCTCGGGCAAACCTTTGAGCCACAAGCGTTGTGCGTGAGTACCCGAGGTGAGGTGGTGCTTGAGGCCAAGGACATCCGGCTGACCCCCACGGCGCAACCGATATCGCTTTGCGTGCACCAGGGTGAAGTGCTCGGTATCGTCGGTGTCGCCGGTTCTGGCGCCCTGCGTCTGGGCGAGGTGCTGGCGGGTGCGGCCAGCGGCCACGGCGGGACGGTCTCGCTCAATGCAACGTCCGAGGTAGTCAATGATCGCCAGTCGGCAATGCGCGCCGGTATTGGCTACGTGCCCTCGGATCGACATGCCGATGGTTTGTTCCTCGGCTTGTCCGCGCTGCAAAACGCCTCGGCATCAGTCTTGCGTGTTTTTTCGAGCTGGGGCGTCCTGCGCTTGCGCGAGGAGGCCGCTCCGTTCGACGCCTTGATCGCTCAATTTAATCTCAACCCCCCACGGCTAGATCTGGACGCGGCGCATTACAGCGGTGGCAATCAACAAAAGCTGCTGTTCTTGCGCAACCTGGTACTACCGAACCTACGGGCCCTGGTGGTGTTGGAGCCGACCCGAGGGGTGGATGTGGGGGCCCGCGAAAGCATTCATCAAGCGCTTCGTGCACTGGCCTGTCGTGGCATTGCGATCATCGTGGTGTCGTCCGATCTGCTGGAGGTGAACACTTTGTGTCATCAGTTGCTGGTGGTCGCCTCCCATCAGGTCGCAGGCCGGATGATGGCCGACGCGCAAACTGATGCAGTCCTTTCAATGATGGTGGGAGCGTGCTGA
- the gcvA gene encoding transcriptional regulator GcvA — protein sequence MHKPFPGGARMSPQLPPLAALKVFEVAARHLSFTDAGKELFITQSAVSRQIRALESFLGCKLFVRMTRRIELTDAGSQYMQSIQAAFQAIAKATTKVRNSKDPQIVTVNVLPTLATLWLMPRLGKFTQAYPDIELRLITSIHPVDFHSGTVDVALRVGRLPGKVYQKNRPRIEMEMVEDWAGVRAEPLFADVLVPVIARRLLSQGAPLETPKDLLHYRLINTSSRKHAWPDWLGQHKLNYEKFKETADFGHFFIALQAARDCKGVAIVPLVLLQQCDFRHELQCPFEPGLESAGEYYLLTGKDAAEDRALRLFCKWVQSEAAQIRDLARKIIHETK from the coding sequence ATGCATAAACCTTTCCCAGGTGGTGCCCGCATGTCGCCTCAGTTGCCCCCGCTTGCTGCGCTCAAAGTGTTCGAAGTCGCCGCCCGTCATTTGTCTTTCACCGACGCCGGCAAGGAACTGTTCATTACCCAAAGCGCCGTCAGTCGCCAAATCCGCGCCCTTGAATCCTTCCTGGGCTGCAAGCTGTTCGTGCGCATGACCCGGCGCATTGAGCTGACCGATGCCGGCAGCCAATACATGCAGAGCATTCAGGCCGCGTTTCAGGCCATCGCCAAAGCCACTACCAAAGTCAGGAACAGCAAGGACCCGCAGATAGTGACGGTCAACGTGCTGCCGACGCTCGCCACACTCTGGCTGATGCCACGCCTGGGCAAGTTCACCCAGGCTTATCCAGACATTGAGCTACGCCTGATCACCTCGATCCATCCGGTGGATTTTCATTCAGGCACCGTCGACGTCGCCCTACGGGTGGGGAGGCTGCCGGGCAAGGTCTATCAGAAGAACCGGCCGCGCATAGAAATGGAGATGGTCGAAGATTGGGCCGGCGTCAGGGCTGAGCCGTTGTTTGCCGACGTGCTGGTGCCGGTCATTGCCCGTCGCCTACTGTCCCAGGGCGCACCGCTGGAGACGCCCAAGGATCTGCTGCATTACCGGCTGATAAATACCTCAAGCCGCAAGCATGCCTGGCCTGACTGGCTTGGGCAGCACAAGCTCAATTACGAAAAGTTCAAGGAGACGGCGGATTTCGGGCACTTCTTTATTGCGTTGCAGGCGGCACGCGATTGCAAGGGCGTGGCGATCGTGCCACTGGTGCTGCTCCAGCAATGTGATTTTCGCCATGAACTGCAGTGCCCTTTCGAGCCAGGGCTTGAGAGTGCCGGGGAGTATTACCTGCTGACCGGCAAAGACGCGGCGGAGGACCGCGCCCTGAGATTGTTCTGCAAATGGGTACAGAGTGAAGCGGCGCAGATTCGTGACCTGGCGAGAAAGATCATTCATGAAACCAAGTGA
- a CDS encoding RidA family protein has translation MTTQASDTIVRHLNPASANEPWAREFAEAIEVPANARQIVLSGVGPQLADPSAAAGSIKAYGDTKAQTLSVIKQIEATLKRHGYTLGDVVSMQALVVGDPALNGEADFEGFSEVYNQYFGTQAQPYVPARTRAQVIRLVPPGWLVEITVTAIKAQ, from the coding sequence ATGACTACCCAAGCCAGTGACACAATTGTTCGTCACCTGAACCCCGCCAGTGCCAACGAGCCTTGGGCTCGGGAGTTCGCCGAAGCCATCGAGGTCCCTGCCAATGCCAGGCAGATCGTCCTCAGCGGGGTCGGGCCTCAGCTTGCCGACCCAAGCGCCGCAGCCGGCTCGATCAAGGCCTACGGCGACACCAAGGCGCAAACCCTGAGTGTCATCAAGCAGATCGAGGCCACACTGAAGCGTCACGGTTACACCCTGGGTGACGTGGTGAGCATGCAAGCGCTTGTCGTCGGCGACCCGGCGTTGAACGGAGAGGCCGACTTCGAGGGGTTCTCCGAAGTTTACAACCAGTACTTCGGAACGCAGGCCCAGCCTTACGTGCCTGCGCGTACCCGCGCTCAAGTCATACGCCTGGTACCGCCGGGCTGGTTGGTGGAGATCACGGTTACAGCGATCAAGGCGCAGTAA
- a CDS encoding S8 family serine peptidase yields MAQGAQQAASETTQTLPEMLDELGKAKDQLNKSLEATGVAGKVSRYNTLLDMTSSMGIIAYITSDKYNGTSTQTNVHILEAIKLLKVPGLKQVQEKTVDKGISGLQYVLEFTGDGKDNDVALGGLLYALALFSKSTKASRDREYGQSPSLNAWYDALSNVTKFIDDTVASFGDDYDPSKISGLNFSSPAARSAVESAMTSRMDEFFYGVPTSASAFNLQVNSSGEIIRKTATDHDAAAAQVANGLVTSGGGWNLNYDPNKLNLNQYQGNWVNNTFTAAATQILADGYRPGNVNTAKDVFDFSLRNSSQSLTYGSTLAALLNSGDARARLTLPTDPLVLDLNGDGVRLTDYLSAPVFFDADNDGGSLEETGWASPEDGIVVVDANANGKIDNISETLSEYFGGMAGTNGETGQKRFTNGFAALASLDGNADGVFDARDAAWSSVKVWVDGNHDGKSWKDLNGNGAIDVGEASELKSLADLGITQINLGNQAQSGELRDGNEVLAHGTFVQNGLTQEAIAANFLANPNGHTFTASGSGTVVSTQGSGQVAAVKGYVSSLTTGETIDVAHKGVNNATGGSGSDVLQGDAQTNWLAGGQGSDTFYGGAGDDVLLIDGDDLAANIHGGDGTDIVQVIGEKGVSLNLAEARIEIAQGGRGDDVFIGGGNSTVYMRGGDGDDVLVGGSANDALSGENGNDTLFGGAGNDVLRGHRGNDRIDGGSGNDLIDGGQDDDSLSGGVGDDILIGGAGDDRIDGGDGIDVLELSGDFADYRITRAADGVWISDTVTGRDGTDFLKSVEKASFKNLKLVEIPTDTSAGMENPLLVKDVLSQNKSGASFDRSRAHLIGQEQLLRNDIDWQQDTLHITGLFDVVGGTASLTQAGDVLFTPDATFTGIMGFKYTVADAKGYEASDIVDMATGESATMRAAVYLRTADLPSDPLVTDQWYLSQANILPVWKDYTGRGVKIAQIETNSPFGTTKEVLDYRHADLKDNIDESWLANATPGQLAGEGSEGKFSEHATLVAGVMVAARNGEGSVGVAYDATVAGYWINKDDFSNMSHMREYDVVNHSWGSEHHFDLKFTPATLGEMPAAYRQAIGMGRDGLGTVIVTAGGNDREKGGNTNYSNPSNTRSSIVVGAINATTDLGALQAGGKPFSNPGASILVSAPGSNVTSTSRLVQNDNGSTFGSDTGVSQGTSFAAPIVSGIVALMLEANPELGYRDVQQILALSARKVADAGTSWQDNGSQNWNGGGMHVSHDYGYGEVDARAAVRLAETWHTQQVLTNEFGLSKPLDSGVLNQAIADGLEAGVSHSLTLGNVGILAEHVEVKVNLSHENPGDLILKLISPSGTESILMNRPGKAPGSAASDRGDADFAGKKTLDYVFSTALLRGEAVQGEWTLKVIDSVTGATGTLNSWSMNVWGTIDTHDDQYVYTDEYAQLGVSGTRGTLNDTNGGKDTINAAAVGQKSYINLAKGEATLAGTHLTIQNPEQIENAIGGEFADELHGNDASNMLVGGSGDDALYGGAGRDLLLGGKGNNTLAGGADLDYFVVERASGSIQTITDFVVGTDKLVLSGFSDFGHGLINTTQQGADAVINLSGVQSIRLKNVDAAQVSAEDFLILDTAMSLAELTKYGAYGFGVNSREIRLADSVRGEDYSALSGGQRVFGGTGADIIRGGSGADVLVGDNTTGGTQGSNDFIEGGAGDDVIRGGAGNDVLRGGLGQDYISGDAGDDIIYLEGDQGSFELGGWTSPIITWDGARLTGAAVAGGAGNDRFVVEKASGVPIDLLGNLIEDFEFSNPNEKIDLSQINSVHSMADIAFSELTVNGQHYLRVMLGGTGASFITLKGVTASQLSPDNFIFGSAGSGSTPSVPATGGIIAGKELHIATTNPPPLKPLIDSELTGELVAVPQPVLGGSDTVLPEFDLGIIYWANATGERVAGTLGADTLYGGEGNDVLRGENDLSDAAVGSGDRLFGGAGHDVVYGGAGDDVLWGNDGMDYLNGGAGNDTLYIEGDRGDNYTGELDFELPLITVKGVVLTGAAVAGGAGSDRFIVDDYSTDGLVGGLIEDFEVSNPNEKIDLSEFSSLRSFAALNFSDLMVNGQQYLRVWLGPVGEDNPYVTLKGVTADQLSADSFIFAERAYSDTYISRDGDGTLVGNAGGNTLAGWGGKGILEGRSGDDTYIVDDAGDIVREVSGGGYDRVESYISYTLPDEVEELVLKGGANGTGNALANRLVGNTLANILDGGAGSDVMVGGKGNDTYIVNEGADRIVELAGEGVDTVKASVSFTLSPALENLILTGTANINATGNATNNQLTGNAGNNRLDGGMGNDWLSGGLGNDLYLFDRNGGQDVIEDVDAGVNADVLQFGAGISVDQLWFRKSGLDLEVIVIGTADKVTISKWSSADQASSQNAQHIEQFRTADGKVLLDSQVDQLVGAMAAFAPPAAGQTSLPQNYKEALNTVIASNWQ; encoded by the coding sequence ATGGCACAAGGTGCACAGCAGGCAGCAAGTGAAACGACGCAAACGCTTCCGGAAATGCTGGATGAGTTGGGCAAGGCGAAGGACCAACTGAACAAATCGCTGGAGGCGACGGGGGTTGCGGGTAAGGTCTCGCGTTACAACACCTTGCTCGATATGACCAGCTCCATGGGGATAATTGCCTATATAACCTCTGATAAATACAACGGTACCAGTACTCAAACGAATGTTCATATCCTGGAAGCCATCAAGCTGTTGAAAGTTCCGGGCCTGAAACAGGTACAGGAAAAAACGGTAGATAAAGGCATCAGTGGCCTGCAATACGTTTTGGAATTTACCGGCGATGGGAAAGATAATGATGTCGCGTTGGGCGGGCTTTTATATGCGCTGGCCTTATTTAGTAAAAGCACTAAAGCGTCACGTGATCGGGAGTATGGTCAATCACCATCGCTGAACGCGTGGTATGACGCGCTGAGTAACGTCACGAAGTTTATCGATGATACCGTTGCATCGTTTGGTGATGACTACGATCCGTCCAAAATTTCCGGATTGAACTTTTCCAGTCCAGCCGCGCGTTCAGCCGTTGAAAGCGCGATGACGAGCCGAATGGACGAGTTTTTCTATGGCGTTCCTACCAGTGCGAGTGCCTTTAATCTGCAGGTCAATAGTTCGGGTGAAATCATACGTAAGACCGCTACAGATCATGACGCCGCCGCCGCGCAAGTCGCCAACGGCCTTGTCACCAGTGGCGGCGGTTGGAACCTGAACTACGATCCCAACAAGCTCAACCTCAATCAATATCAGGGCAACTGGGTCAACAACACCTTTACTGCCGCCGCTACCCAGATCCTGGCGGACGGTTATCGCCCAGGTAACGTCAACACGGCAAAGGATGTGTTCGATTTCAGCTTGCGCAACTCCAGCCAGAGCCTGACCTACGGCAGCACCTTGGCGGCGCTGTTGAACTCCGGCGACGCGCGTGCGCGTTTGACCTTGCCGACTGACCCATTGGTGCTGGACTTGAACGGCGACGGTGTGCGCTTGACCGATTACCTGAGCGCGCCGGTGTTTTTTGATGCCGATAACGATGGCGGCAGCCTCGAAGAAACCGGCTGGGCTAGCCCCGAGGACGGCATCGTGGTCGTCGATGCCAATGCCAACGGCAAGATCGATAATATCAGCGAGACCTTGTCCGAATACTTCGGCGGTATGGCGGGCACCAACGGTGAAACCGGGCAAAAACGCTTCACCAACGGTTTTGCCGCACTGGCCAGCCTGGACGGCAATGCCGATGGCGTATTCGATGCGCGGGACGCAGCCTGGTCCAGCGTGAAGGTGTGGGTCGATGGCAATCACGACGGCAAAAGCTGGAAAGATTTGAATGGCAACGGTGCGATCGACGTCGGCGAAGCGAGCGAACTTAAATCGCTCGCAGATCTTGGGATCACCCAGATCAACCTGGGCAACCAGGCACAAAGTGGTGAGTTGCGCGACGGCAACGAAGTGCTGGCCCACGGCACTTTTGTGCAAAATGGCCTGACCCAGGAAGCCATCGCGGCCAACTTCCTGGCCAATCCCAATGGGCACACGTTCACCGCCAGTGGATCGGGGACGGTGGTTTCCACCCAAGGCTCGGGACAGGTGGCGGCCGTTAAAGGGTATGTGTCTTCTTTGACCACCGGCGAGACCATCGATGTGGCGCATAAAGGCGTCAATAACGCTACGGGCGGTTCGGGCAGCGACGTGCTGCAAGGCGATGCCCAGACCAACTGGCTGGCCGGCGGCCAGGGCAGTGATACCTTCTACGGCGGCGCGGGCGACGATGTGCTGCTGATCGACGGTGATGACCTGGCGGCCAACATCCATGGTGGCGATGGTACTGATATCGTCCAAGTCATTGGCGAAAAAGGTGTCAGCCTCAACCTGGCTGAGGCCCGCATAGAAATCGCTCAAGGCGGTCGTGGCGATGACGTATTTATTGGCGGCGGCAACAGCACCGTCTACATGCGCGGTGGCGACGGTGATGACGTGTTGGTCGGCGGTTCAGCCAATGATGCACTCTCGGGCGAAAACGGCAATGACACTCTGTTTGGCGGTGCAGGCAACGATGTGTTGCGCGGCCATCGCGGCAATGATCGTATTGACGGTGGCTCAGGTAATGACCTGATCGATGGCGGCCAGGACGATGACAGCCTGAGTGGCGGAGTCGGTGACGACATTCTGATAGGCGGTGCCGGTGATGATCGGATCGACGGTGGCGATGGGATCGATGTCCTCGAGCTGTCCGGCGACTTCGCCGACTATCGGATTACCCGTGCCGCAGATGGCGTTTGGATCAGCGATACCGTTACAGGGCGCGACGGGACCGACTTCCTGAAGAGCGTCGAGAAGGCCAGCTTCAAAAATCTCAAACTGGTGGAGATCCCGACAGATACAAGTGCGGGCATGGAAAATCCTTTGTTGGTCAAGGATGTGCTGAGCCAGAACAAGTCCGGCGCCAGTTTTGATCGCTCGCGGGCGCATCTGATCGGTCAAGAACAACTGTTGCGCAACGACATAGACTGGCAACAGGACACCTTGCATATCACCGGCCTGTTCGATGTGGTGGGCGGGACTGCGAGTCTCACCCAGGCCGGCGATGTGCTTTTCACCCCTGATGCCACGTTTACCGGGATCATGGGCTTCAAGTACACCGTGGCGGATGCCAAAGGCTATGAGGCTAGCGACATTGTCGATATGGCCACGGGCGAAAGCGCGACTATGCGCGCCGCCGTGTATCTCAGGACAGCGGACCTGCCCAGTGATCCATTGGTTACCGATCAGTGGTATCTCTCGCAAGCGAACATTCTGCCAGTCTGGAAGGACTACACCGGTAGAGGTGTCAAGATCGCTCAGATCGAGACCAACAGTCCGTTTGGAACCACCAAGGAAGTGCTCGACTATCGCCACGCCGATTTAAAAGACAATATCGACGAGAGCTGGCTGGCCAATGCAACGCCGGGGCAACTGGCCGGTGAGGGCAGCGAGGGCAAGTTCAGCGAGCATGCCACATTGGTCGCCGGTGTGATGGTCGCCGCGCGCAACGGCGAGGGCAGCGTTGGGGTGGCATACGATGCCACCGTTGCCGGTTACTGGATCAATAAAGACGACTTCAGCAACATGTCCCACATGCGTGAATATGATGTGGTGAACCACAGCTGGGGCAGTGAGCATCACTTTGATCTGAAGTTTACGCCGGCGACGTTGGGGGAGATGCCCGCAGCCTATCGTCAGGCCATTGGTATGGGCCGCGATGGCTTGGGCACCGTCATTGTGACGGCGGGAGGCAACGATCGGGAAAAGGGTGGCAACACCAACTATTCCAATCCCAGCAACACCCGCAGCAGTATTGTGGTGGGCGCAATCAACGCCACCACCGACCTGGGTGCGTTGCAGGCGGGGGGCAAGCCGTTCTCCAACCCTGGCGCCAGTATCCTGGTCAGCGCGCCTGGCTCCAACGTAACTTCAACCTCACGTCTGGTGCAGAACGATAACGGCTCCACGTTTGGCAGTGACACCGGGGTGTCCCAGGGCACCAGCTTTGCCGCACCGATCGTGTCGGGCATCGTCGCACTGATGCTCGAAGCCAACCCTGAGCTGGGCTACCGCGATGTACAGCAGATCCTGGCGCTTTCAGCACGCAAGGTGGCGGATGCGGGGACCTCTTGGCAGGACAACGGTAGCCAGAATTGGAACGGCGGTGGTATGCACGTTAGCCACGATTACGGCTATGGTGAAGTCGACGCCCGCGCTGCCGTGCGCCTGGCAGAAACCTGGCATACCCAGCAGGTGCTGACCAATGAGTTCGGCCTGTCCAAGCCTTTAGATTCAGGTGTGCTCAATCAGGCGATTGCCGATGGGCTGGAAGCCGGGGTAAGCCATTCGTTGACGCTGGGCAACGTGGGCATATTGGCCGAACACGTTGAAGTCAAGGTCAACCTCAGCCATGAAAATCCGGGTGACTTGATCCTCAAGTTGATCTCGCCATCGGGTACCGAATCCATTCTGATGAATCGTCCGGGCAAGGCGCCGGGGAGCGCTGCGAGTGATCGTGGGGATGCTGATTTTGCCGGTAAAAAGACGCTGGACTACGTTTTCTCTACCGCGTTGTTGCGCGGTGAGGCTGTTCAGGGTGAATGGACGCTGAAAGTCATCGACAGCGTAACCGGGGCGACCGGTACCCTGAACAGCTGGAGCATGAATGTGTGGGGGACTATCGACACGCACGATGATCAATATGTCTATACGGACGAGTATGCGCAGCTGGGGGTATCTGGCACCCGTGGAACGCTCAACGACACCAATGGTGGCAAAGATACGATCAACGCCGCAGCGGTAGGTCAGAAAAGCTATATCAACCTGGCGAAGGGTGAAGCGACTCTCGCCGGCACGCACCTGACCATTCAGAACCCCGAGCAGATCGAGAACGCCATCGGCGGTGAGTTTGCCGATGAACTTCACGGCAATGACGCCAGCAACATGTTGGTCGGCGGCAGTGGCGATGATGCGCTGTATGGCGGCGCCGGCCGCGATTTGCTTTTGGGTGGGAAGGGGAACAATACCCTGGCAGGCGGCGCCGACCTCGATTATTTCGTGGTCGAGCGCGCCAGCGGTTCCATCCAGACCATCACTGATTTCGTGGTTGGCACCGATAAACTGGTGCTGTCTGGGTTCTCTGACTTCGGTCACGGGCTGATCAATACCACTCAACAAGGCGCGGATGCGGTGATCAACTTGTCTGGTGTGCAGTCTATTCGGCTGAAGAATGTCGACGCAGCGCAAGTGAGCGCCGAAGATTTCTTGATCCTGGATACCGCAATGAGCTTGGCCGAACTCACCAAGTACGGCGCTTATGGCTTCGGCGTCAATAGCCGTGAAATACGTCTGGCTGACTCTGTCCGGGGCGAAGACTATTCCGCCCTCTCAGGCGGGCAGCGAGTGTTTGGAGGCACTGGCGCCGATATCATTCGTGGCGGCAGTGGTGCCGATGTGTTGGTTGGCGACAATACAACCGGCGGTACGCAAGGCTCCAACGATTTCATCGAAGGCGGTGCCGGTGATGATGTGATTCGCGGCGGTGCGGGCAACGATGTACTGCGCGGAGGCTTGGGCCAGGACTATATCAGCGGTGACGCGGGAGATGACATCATCTATCTGGAAGGCGACCAGGGCAGTTTCGAGTTGGGCGGCTGGACCTCGCCTATCATCACTTGGGACGGAGCTCGACTGACCGGGGCTGCCGTCGCGGGTGGCGCTGGGAATGATCGTTTTGTCGTCGAAAAGGCCTCGGGGGTTCCCATCGATCTGTTGGGTAATCTGATTGAAGATTTTGAGTTTTCCAATCCCAACGAAAAAATCGACCTTTCGCAGATTAATTCCGTGCACTCGATGGCAGATATTGCATTCAGCGAATTGACCGTAAACGGCCAACATTATCTGCGCGTGATGCTGGGGGGAACAGGCGCTTCGTTTATTACCCTCAAGGGTGTGACCGCGTCGCAACTGTCACCTGATAACTTTATTTTTGGCAGTGCGGGTTCCGGCAGTACCCCCTCGGTTCCCGCTACGGGAGGCATCATTGCAGGCAAGGAACTGCACATTGCCACTACGAACCCTCCGCCATTGAAGCCGCTGATTGACAGCGAGCTCACTGGCGAACTGGTCGCCGTACCACAACCGGTGCTGGGTGGCAGTGACACGGTACTTCCTGAGTTCGACCTCGGAATTATCTATTGGGCCAACGCCACCGGCGAACGCGTGGCGGGCACTTTGGGCGCCGATACACTTTACGGCGGAGAGGGAAATGACGTCCTCAGGGGCGAGAACGACTTGAGTGACGCGGCAGTTGGCAGTGGCGACAGGCTGTTCGGGGGAGCAGGCCACGATGTTGTTTACGGCGGCGCTGGTGATGACGTCTTGTGGGGCAACGATGGGATGGATTATCTCAACGGTGGCGCCGGAAACGACACGCTGTATATCGAAGGTGATCGGGGAGACAACTACACCGGTGAACTGGACTTCGAACTGCCACTAATCACTGTGAAGGGGGTTGTACTGACTGGAGCGGCTGTAGCCGGTGGAGCGGGTAGCGATCGATTCATCGTCGACGATTACTCCACGGACGGGCTGGTAGGCGGTCTGATCGAAGACTTCGAAGTTTCGAACCCCAACGAAAAAATCGACTTGTCAGAGTTCAGTTCATTACGCTCGTTTGCGGCGCTGAATTTCAGCGACCTGATGGTAAACGGACAGCAATACCTTCGGGTCTGGCTGGGCCCCGTGGGGGAAGATAATCCATACGTCACTCTGAAAGGGGTCACAGCGGATCAGCTGAGCGCGGACAGTTTCATCTTCGCCGAACGCGCCTACAGCGACACCTACATCTCCCGCGATGGCGACGGGACGCTGGTGGGCAACGCTGGCGGCAATACGCTCGCAGGATGGGGTGGGAAAGGGATCCTGGAAGGACGCAGCGGAGACGACACCTATATCGTCGATGATGCAGGTGACATCGTCCGAGAGGTCAGCGGTGGAGGGTACGACCGCGTGGAGTCTTATATCAGCTACACCTTGCCGGATGAGGTTGAGGAACTGGTGCTGAAAGGAGGGGCGAATGGCACGGGCAATGCGCTGGCAAACCGACTGGTGGGCAACACGCTTGCCAACATCCTGGATGGTGGTGCCGGCTCCGATGTCATGGTCGGTGGGAAGGGTAACGACACCTACATTGTCAACGAGGGGGCGGACCGCATTGTGGAACTGGCAGGTGAGGGCGTTGATACCGTCAAGGCTTCGGTTTCCTTTACGTTGTCCCCAGCCCTGGAAAACCTGATTCTCACAGGCACTGCCAACATCAATGCCACCGGTAACGCCACAAATAACCAACTGACGGGCAATGCAGGTAATAACCGTCTGGATGGCGGGATGGGCAATGATTGGTTGAGCGGCGGGTTGGGTAACGACCTCTACCTGTTTGATCGAAATGGCGGCCAGGACGTCATTGAAGATGTAGACGCCGGGGTCAATGCTGATGTATTGCAATTCGGCGCGGGGATTTCTGTCGACCAGTTGTGGTTCCGAAAAAGCGGCCTGGACTTGGAGGTCATCGTCATCGGCACGGCAGACAAGGTGACGATTTCCAAATGGTCGTCCGCAGACCAGGCAAGTTCGCAAAACGCCCAGCACATCGAACAGTTCCGAACCGCCGATGGCAAAGTCCTGCTGGACAGCCAGGTCGATCAGCTGGTTGGCGCCATGGCCGCGTTTGCGCCACCCGCAGCGGGACAGACGTCGTTGCCGCAAAACTATAAAGAGGCGTTGAACACGGTGATTGCCAGTAACTGGCAGTAA